In Miscanthus floridulus cultivar M001 chromosome 8, ASM1932011v1, whole genome shotgun sequence, the sequence AACCTGATTTcgcaaaataaattgccaaacatggcattgtctaacTGTGTCAACatacttgaaaatattctaagtcttttgagctgaatttgattccaatttgcatttctaggctattagaaatgttggctagcaatgttatttttctgcagcaagtatttcattatcatatacaaagttcatattccaatctttatttaagcgccacatatatgttctatagcatgtttgctcaataaaaattagttttaaaccctacttgatatacattagctattgaatcaacttccgtttaatatttttattagtcattttaggttacatgaaattgatctacacactttatcacatgcactaACATATAAACttcatgctcatgacatgttttagtaaatgatttaggatgTAACACCGATGGTGTTACAGATAGTCCTATTGGGGGATATGCGCTTCATATTTGACAACTGTTTCACATGTGGAGGAGATGCCAGATGAGCTTGACTTTGCCGCATAGCAAAATATGGGCTGTCATCAGTCTTTGCCTGACCATGTCTTGCAGCAGCACATCGTTTCAGGTTTTGCACTTGTGTGTCACTCCTGCTGGGGGATATTGACTTCATATTGGATGGCTGCTTCATGTCTGGAGGAGATGCAGGATGAACCTGCCTTTTCTGCATAGCAAAATATGACCTGTCCTCAATTTTTGTTTGACTATGACTTGCATCAGCACATCGTTTTAGGGCATGCACTTGTGTGTCACTCCTGCTGGGGGATACACAATTCAAATTGGACAAATGTTTTGTAGTTGAAGGAGATGATGCCTTGCTTGGCTGCGGCACGGCAAATCTTGACCTAACAAGTGGTGGCCTTTCTCTACTCAATAATGCCGCTTCTTCAGAAGAGATGAACTTCACTTTAGCATTTCCAAATCTGTTCGGAGATTTGGGACTTATTTGAGGCACTACGTTGCTGTGACTGAGGTGCAAGTTTGAAGTTTCCCTTTCGTTCATCATATCGCGAccatgccttgccttttggaGCTCTGTTTGACCACCTTCACCATGATTGTAGAAGAACTTAGAGTAGCTGAGTAGAGTTTAttgatgattgtgaaagtgagATAGGTGATCAAAACCAGCGAAAAGATATTACCTTGACTAGGTTTTGGGCCTCCATTAGCATACTCTTGGCATTTGGCACAATACCATTCACGTGGAATATCAAATGTCAACACCTTCATACAATAACTTCAAACAGAAACACTTTCAGAGAGCTAAATAAAACTTTCCACATTCAAGAATAGAGCTAAATCACTTTCATTTTAAAAGATAATGGATTTACTgcaaaaaaaacaaattaaatgGAAATGACACATTGTAGAACAGCTAAGAAAGTTTCAGGCCTAATTAAAACACAAGTGCTTAGGATGTGAAAAAAAATTGATAAACAGAGAAGACATACTGGTTTTCGCaaatattaaaaaaaagaaaaagaaaaaaaggttcCTTATCACTATCAAACATTCAGATATCAGACATACAAATATTTCAAACAATTGAAAAACAGAGACATGTGCAAATTCAGGGCAGATGACCACACATATATGTACATTTTCCAAGTGCTTAAGATGTGAAAAATAATAAAGGGATTAAAAACTATACAGGGCAGGCCAACAAATGAGTACCCGTGTTCATAATCATTGCACCGAGCACACTTTGCAATAAGCGGAGAGAGGCTACCACTGCCACATGTCCCACACACCACAATGTCCTGCATGAAAAGGAAATATTGCATAGTCAAATACATAGCTTATTGTGTTCATCTAATTCTTTCATACATCATATGTATCTTTCAGACATAACCCTAAGCGAGGAAGAAATATACAACGCAATAAGAAAAGCAAAGTGAAAACACGTGATTTTGTCAAAGAAAATAGGCTCCCTTCGTCATACAATGAAATTAAATCCCTTGAACAAATCAATCATATCATTACAATAAACCTACTTTAATTCAGATGCAGTAAACTGGCTGCACATAAACAAAGATACAAAATAACAGCTTACAGCTGAATATCCCGGCTTCAAATTACTACGGTTTCTTAAGTCAATTGTCAAACCATGGATTATCGGCAGAATATTTAGGGTAAATGGGCACTAACTCCATTATCAAGAATAATGGTGTTTTTAGAGGTTTCATAAGGTAAACTGCAGAGGATGCATTGATGAAAAAGTACAGGAATAGCTAGCCACGGTAGCACTCTTAACTCCCTCTGTCCAAAAAATAGTGTGATTCTTGTTTTTTAAGAAgtcaactaattttaaattttgaccaaatctatataaaaaaagtggtaacatttatgatactaaataagtatCGTTAGATTAATCATTAAATATATTTCTATAGTAAAtccatttggagacataaatattgCTTCAATTTTCTATGAACCTAGTCATACTTAGAAAATTTAACTTAGTATAAACCTAACTGCATTCTTTTTTGACAGAAGTAGTAGTTATTATCCTAATTTTGGTCTATGGAAGAGACTATTAACCAACAGAACCTTATGGGAGGAAAATCAAATTGATTGAGCATGACTGTGGTGAAGCTTTGAGCCTTTGCTATCCCTGCCTTAAAAATGTTAATCAAAAGTTTCCTAACAAAGAATGGGAGCTTGCTCCGATAACAACTAACACGGTACAACAAAATCAAACATCCACTTGCAATTACTGGCCATTAACAGGATGGTAGATTCAAGAAAACAAACCTAAGCACTGAATTACTAAAAGTGAATGCAATAAGCAAGATTGGAATAGTTCATGTTTCTCTAAGACTCTAACAAGAATTGGATCAATAGTAATAAAGAAGCCGGTAAGATTAATTTGAGGGCTGCTTCAAATTGCCGATCATTAACAGGACAATACATAACACCAACTAGACCAATCGCACGGTAGATCACACCAGCAATAATCCTATAAAGATGGGAAAGAAGTCGAAAAGACACGAAAAAGGAGGCAACCAACTCGTGACAAAGCGTGACGGGCGCGGAAAGATGCGGTTTTTGAGCCATTCCATACACAAAATGCTTAGGCGTTAGAATGAATCCAAGAAGGCGAGTCCACGAGTTGGATTTCGCATCAACACAGATCGCGAGAGCAAGAACGCAAAGGGCGCAGCCTTCCAAACCCCAACCATACCGTACCGCGATCACATCACAGGAGGGCCAAGAAGCGCCGCGCGACCGACCGCAATGCTCGAGCCCACTCCAAGAAAGCGACGTCCTAGAGTTTTTTTCCCACCATGATGACAACAAGACGCAACCTGCTGATACCCAGCGGTGAAAAGAACCATAGAGTTTTCCTGTAAAAAGGAAGATGAGAGAGAAGGGCTCGGGCAAGAAATGCAGTGTGGAAGAAAAGCGTCGCTAGAGTAGTTTCTCACCATTGCGCTATCCGACCATCGACCAGGCGAGAATAGACAAGAGATGCCGTGAttggagagagggggggggggggggggggggggggggggggggggggcaattgTGAATTTGTGATTGATAGGGCAGGCCGTCAGggaagaggagcaggagcaggagcagaaaGGCTCGCAACTCGCAACAGAGGGAGGTCGTGAGGGACAAGGAGGGATGGAAAACCCCATTCCCACGCACCGATCCTACCAATTTCGCCGCATTTCGCAACTTCGCACAAAACCTAGCCTGAATCCATCACGAGATCTCAATGATTACCTCCGTGACGACGGAGACTGCATCATTCTTGACCAAGCCCATGGCATTAGGGCCGCCCACCACCTCTTCTAGGACCGAACTCCGCCGCCGGTGCGGCCTCGCCGAGCCCGAGATACGTCCCCCGCTTCTACCCACACCTCAGGGATTAGGTGGAGGTCGAAGACGAGCCGCGATGCGGAAGCACGAGGCAGCTGCGccctacggcggcggcggcgatgagcTGCGACACGAGAGGAGGTAGGACAAGGATGCGAGGGAATGGAACGGAATTCCTATGAACTTGGCTCCAGTGCAGTGAGTGACTACCACGTGGGCCTGATGCTAGTCCTAGTAGTTGACAGGACTTGAATCACTGAAGACTGGACTACAACCACTAGTAGACACGCAAGTGACTCAACTCCAGTCTCCAGGTGTCAAATGCAGGGTAGACCCATCTAGAACGACCGTGTCTTTTTATTTTTAGGGCCTTTTTGTTGGAACCTTGGAATTTCACTGAATTTTGGCAAGAATCAGTTCAATTTTATGGCATAAAATATCAGCAACATTTGTatattcaaataagtttattatgaaaatatattcaatgattaatctaatgatacttattgtgcatcataaatattagtattcttttctatatatttggtcaaagttaaagttTTTTTACTCCTCGGGAGATGAGAATGACATTTGTTAtgggacggggggggggggggggggggggtagtacTTGATGTCTTGATCTTAACACCATGTTGTTTTGAGCCACATTAAGATTATATAAGCATGAAAGGAGTATTACAATCATAGAATTCAAATCAAATTAAAGAAAGCAAGCGATCATGTAGTCAAGTTCATTACAACTTCCCTTCAAATTATTTGATCCACGCGACCCTATCGTCTTTGATCCATGCACAAGTACAAATGCATTGCTCgctccgtcccaaaaagaatgtAAATCTCATTTCTTGATGAGTCAAAGAAtctttaagtttgactaattttatagAATCTCCAGTTAGGTTTATTATGAAACTATATTCCATGACTAATCCAATGATACTTATTACATATCATAACATTAATATCTTTTTATTTGTATTTGGTCAAAAATAAGAATCTTTCTCCTCGGGAAGCGAGGGTTACATTCTTTTTGAGACGGAGGTAATACATTTTTTCTCATTAAGCAACATCCTTATAGTATTTTTTTTGTGTACACCATGAGATCATTCTTCCTCAGTGTTCTCATTGCCCTAGACATTACGCTTCATCGATGCAGCTTTTTGAATCTAAGAAGTGCTACAATTCGCATCAATGAACTTTATTTAATCAATCTAAGTAAAAATTTATAAGAGTCGTTTGATCTTTACACATCGGATTATACAAATATACACATACCTTCTTGGAATGTTAGTACTTAATAGTTGTACATGATCAATCATTACCACTAGCTCCACATATGGTTACTTTCAAGCCTTGCTCCTTGCGCTTGCGTGACAACATACCGGCACTCACAGGATTACTCCTTGGGTTACAACATATAAAAGACCAAGAACCACGAGAGATTTTGTAATTACAACACCAAAATTCCAGCTAATAATATTATGACCCCCTCCTCTTTTTCTTATGACCTTAAGTTATATACCACATGTGAGTTAATTATTTCCAACAATTCACAACATTGTGCCGGGGAAAGGATATTTATGCAAGTGTCTTATTGCATAGGGTGGAAAATTCTCAAGTTCTGAATTAACACAAACTACATTTTGACAGGTTTTTCTCATATGAGTTTACCTCATCGTCAAGTCCTTAGGTATCTTagtctcattatcactatcatatTATGGATGATATGTTTTTTCTCATATGAGTTTACGATGAACAATAAATCTATAATATGTTGTCTCATTTATCATTATTTTTGTTACCAGATTTTTAAGGAGTTTAATAGCATATCAATAATATTATTACCTCACCTATAAGTTTTTGGAGGATTCCAAACATCTAATTGATCACAAGATTAGATTCGATCTAGGGGGAGTGTCAAGCTCCAAATCAACAATGGTGACCTCATCCAATAGTTTGTCCACGGATTGGTGACGAGGCTTTGTCATCGTCACTGATGTTCGGTAGGGATGCCTCCGAACGGTCATGCATGTTCTTCATGTCTCTTCTCCATGTGTAAATAATATAATATTCCCTCCGTTTCAAACTATAAGTCGTTTTAGTTtttctagacataatgtatatttagACGCATAGAAAAATATATGAACCTAGAAAagtcagaacgacttataatttggagtgGACTGGGAATGGAGGGAGTTTGTAACAAACAAGATCAAAGACACTCTTTCTCTTATTCTTGTGTTGAGTCTGTCTCTAGTTTACGTTCAGTCTGATTCCAAACAAGATAGTCTAATAGTAATTATCGGTTGAATACTGTCACTTGATAAATATTCCCTCAATTTCAAAATAGTTTGTTTTGGAAAACTTTGTAACGCACTTAGATGTACACTAAGTCTAGATATACAGTAAAAAGTAGTGTATCAAGAAAAACCAAAACGGCTTATAATTAGCAAACAAGATCAATAAAAGCAATCGGTCTCTCCTTCTCTATAATTCTTATGTTCAATCTCGTTTACATTCGAGGACTTGATTATGAGATAGTCCTAATTAGTAATTGTCGTCTGAACAATGTCACGTGAACCTTTTACATTGTATAGCCCTTAAATATACTAGTCACTTGAACCTTTTAGATTGTATATAGCCCTTAATCATATTATTGTCGCACAGCCACTGATTCATATAATCATATACATGAAACACGAACATACCAGAGATACCGAAAAAGTCCTGTAGAGATTGCCATGTTCCATCCTCGCAAATCGCAATGAGGGCGAAGATGGAGACAACCAATTTACCATGTTCCACGCGGAGATAAACTGATGTTGAAGATCATGTATAATGCCATAGTCCATGCTGAGACCAACTTCCGTTGAAGATTACTAGCTACTCTCTTCACCATTCGGCAACTAGAGCATTCTTTATCATTTACAAGGcgctatatatatacacacacggaGCTACAAAATTTCTTGTCCCAATTCGAAGGTGGCGCTCAATGCACCATCCTCAGGCTGAGCATCTGGTGCAGCGAGCTGCTACCGATGGATCCGAGCTTGAACACCTCCTCGAAGCATCCTACGGAGGGCACTCGCGGCGGAGGCACCGCCACCGACAGCGTCTCCGCGGGTGCCGCCACCGCGTCGTCCTCTACGTCGCGCACGCCCTCTCCTGCAGCCAGCGTGGCCGCGTCGTCGTCCGCCTGATGTGCAACGTTAATCCTGATGCCATCTTCCGGCGCAGCGGCCGTCAGCTcccgaagcggcggcggcggcggcaccatcGGAGGATCGTCCTCGTGCTCGACGGGgcggtcgcggcggcggcgggcgcggatgCACTCCGGCCGCACGACGGGCACTATCCGGATGACGAGCCTCCCGTCGTCGGTGCGCGTCCGCCTGAGCGCGCCGCGGGCGACCAGCGACGGGATGGGCGGGGGCAGCCGGCGCCGCGGCCACCGCCGCCCGTACGACACCCAGAATCCATCCAGCTCATCTTCCTCTTCCGTTCTCGCCTCTTCCCTATCCTTTGCTTCCATATTATCATCCTCCTTTGCTGTCTCGAGATCCTCGCCGTGCCCAAGGCTGGTTCCGTCGTCGCGTCTCTCTTTGACGTCCTCACGATGGCCGCAGCCGTGCGCGGCGACGGCCGCCCGCGTCACGACGCATCCTCCGCGGGtgccggcggcggcgtcggcgtcgggcaCGACGAGAAGGGAGCGGAGGCCGGAGATCGGGGCGCTGAATTTCTCGGCGGAGTGGGGCGCGAACAGCAGCATCATCGGGCGGATCGATCGGATAATGTAATCTGATCGGATGGGGACGATGACTGATGGATGGATATATAGCGCGCCGAAGCCGATCGGTCGGTGGGGCGGGCGAGGAGAAGAGAACCCGCGTCGAGCGCGTGTTGTTCCGAGGGGGTGGGAGGGGGGAGATCGGCGCGCGTTTTATACGTGGCGTGGGCGGGCGGGGTCGCGACGTCGCGTTCACTCTTCTATCTCCGGGAAGGCAGGAAGTCGCGGGCGCCCGAGCGTCCGTGACGAGACGAGACGCCTCGCCGCGCGCTCCCTTTGCCAAATCGCCCGTGCATGCGCCCGGCCAATTAATAGCCCGCCCGGCCGGGGCCGTCCCTCCGTCGTTTCGCACCTGCCCGAGTCTCGATCGCTCGGACCACGTTGGGCTGGATGGATCGCCAATCTACCAACCTAATGGACCAAGTTTTCTTGGCTTGGTCCACCCACAAAAGCGTTCCCCGTTGAGATGGTCATCCTAAATACACCCTAATAATTGTACACCCTAATAATTGTACACACAAAACCAACCACATCCGAATCAACCGCCCAGATCTGTCCTCAatattctctctcattactcacACACGATCCAACGATCAGCATATTTTGTATGGTATTCCTCCTCCCCCTCCATGCGTCGCGGAAAAAGGAATATTGACGCGAGAAAAATTGACGCACGAGAAATCCGTGGCTCTTTCCACGCGGAGTCCGCCTCCGCTCGATCTCCTGCCTCCGCACCTACGAAGCCTCGCCGCAGCACGTCCGCGCCGCTGTGGCCGTTCCGGCGTTCTCAATTCCCGTAAGGCGTAAGCCGTAATCCCGTGATCGTGATCCCCAGCGGGCGGCCGCAAACGTAGCGGCGCTGCGGTCCCTCTCGGTCCCTGAAGGACTGACTCCCTGCCGCCCCGGTGGTAAGTGATTTGAGTTCATCAATATTCAGTTATAGGGCCTGGCGGTGTTTGTTTGATCTCATCTGACAACTTCAATTTTCTATTCGACCTTGCAATCCAATCCGTACAGTGCAGGCATCAAGCGACCGAAGCCAATAGTTGATCCGTTAATTTAATTATTAATTCATCAAGCCACATAGGAACAGGCTGTAGGCTACAGGTAATTTTTTCTAAACTCCATATTACCGTGATAAACTGATAGGGTtctaattttctatttttctatttttcagtacTCCTCGTCAGCGGAACCAGCGACAAACCCCAACCAAGAGGACTAACCTGGCAGCCGGCGTACTTCGTCAACAACGTCGTCGTCAATGGCAAGGCGTGGCCGTACCTCCGCGTGCGACGCCGCTGCTACGGCTTCTGCAtcctcatcgccagcaacgcgCGCATCTACCACTTGTCGCTCAGCACAGCCCCCAGGCGACCCCGGCGAcaaggctttgtccaccgccgtgaTGAAGGACGTGATCGAGGTCGGCAACACCACGGAGACGGGCACCTCGACCGTGCCGGCGACTTGTACAGGTTATTAGTATTTCCATCTGATCTCCGCCTTATCATTTCCTGCAGCCTGAATGCCCGATTAGATTGCCATTTGCAACCTGAATGCACGATTCAGGTGAATTCCTCTAAATCTTTGTACTTGTCAATTTAAACTATGTTTGGTTCCTACCTTTATTAAATTTAATCTATGTTTAATTATGCTAATCTTTTAAATTTAAGTACATTATTTAATATTGCTTTGACCATATTAAGATAATGTCGAAATAGTAGAGGGTGAGGCAACAATcgaagcctctagacaagaaagGCAGAACAAAGAGAATGCCGAAATAATAGTTCCGCCATCCTCGCCCAAAGCTGAAAAGTTTCCGACACCAGATAACTCAGGTGAATTACTCTAAATACTTTTACTTGTAATAAATTTATAAGCTATGTTCGATTACTACTTTTAGTAAATTTATTTAAGCTATGTATGATTAATCACCATTGCAACctcatagatttggtctcccaaatTATTAATTATTATTAAATAATACTTTGCTCATCTGTAGAGATTAAAAAGTATATAGAGAGTGAGTCAAGAATTGTAGCCTCTAGCCAAGAAATGTTGGACAACAACAACGCCAAAATAATAGTTTGGCCATCCTCACCCGAAGGTCAGAAATATTCGAGCTTTTATTAAATAATTTCACCCATTTCCTCGTTTATGATGAACCTCACTGATCAGTCCGTACAACTCACATATTGGCTACACAAAAATGATGCATATATTCCCATGTGTACAGTCAAACATACGGTCCGTATTGATGCATTGCCTACTTCTGGTGAGCCGAATTAGCACAACATCATCATGCTACTTTTCAATATGAAATAAGGCATTTGTACGGCATGCTAATGTACTAAAGTGGAGCTATATTGATATAGATGTCGATCAAGAAAGATGCGAAGACAAGAAGCGGAAGCGTGCTCATGAGGATGACGTACACAACGAACTCTTAAGCAACACAAATCTCCTCTCATATTTTGTCCGAGTGGGCCATTGCGTACAAAATGTACAAATATGAAATCTCAAACTGATATTATATATTGCATCTGCAGATTATTATTAGGGAGGAAGCGAGAGAAGTACAGGTCAACGACGATGCCGTACAAACGCCAGTACTACAAAAGGCACAACATATGATGTGTGCTGACGATGATGTGACGGCGTTGCCTCGGTATAATAAGCCAAAGAAATCAAACAATGCACAAATCATGACTCAAGGTGAGCCATAATTAACTGAAACTTACTTCTTTAATTTAAATAATTAATTACTTATtactaataataatataaaatgaTACCTCTGC encodes:
- the LOC136470575 gene encoding PHD finger-containing protein 6-like, encoding MGLVKNDAVSVVTEDIVVCGTCGSGSLSPLIAKCARCNDYEHGYCMKVLTFDIPREWYCAKCQEYANGGPKPSQGGQTELQKARHGRDMMNERETSNLHLSHSNVVPQISPKSPNRFGNAKVKFISSEEAALLSRERPPLVRSRFAVPQPSKASSPSTTKHLSNLNCVSPSRSDTQVHALKRCADASHSQTKIEDRSYFAMQKRQVHPASPPDMKQPSNMKSISPSRSDTQVQNLKRCAAARHGQAKTDDSPYFAMRQSQAHLASPPHVKQLSNMKRISPNRTICNTIGLNLGEFKAQFPPKVSSRVCDTIKMIPSDLQLELLPRMNDWPKSFETIPPVHEDIGVFFFFDKPVGCEKKHSNLLEDSDNYVLRAYIDGIKLLIYSSEVLPPDSQWIDGENYLWGLFVRLKGNSDPWQFGSTTT